The sequence TGCCGGCAGGGCACCTGGGAAGGAAGTCAAATTATTACGTCTAAAGCCGTCGAAATGATATCAGTGCCTCAGAATGAACCGCGGAAGGGGTGGGATTTGAACCCACGGTACGGTTTCCCGTACGCCTGATTTCGAGTCAGGTGCCTTCAACCGCTCAGCCACCCTTCCTGCGTGGAGTCCGACAGTAACGCGATTTTCGGATTTGTCGAACGCAATGGCGAGCCCCAACCGGGTCGCCCGCCGGCACACCTTCCAGTCCGGGGAACCGGAAACGAAAATACGCGGCTAATAAACCTCTTCCCTTTCCGGGTGCCGGCGTTGTTCGCCGAGATACTCGTAGTTGTCTGATAAGCGGTACATGGTCCGGCGAAATAGCCCCACCACGTTTGGGCGCATCGAATCGAACCACTGCGATGCGCGTACAAACAGCACCACTAAACTAAGCAGCCGGGCCCCGGTGTAAGTTCCGGCCAGAGCATTGGCCCACCCGAGCAGAGAGGGAAGATCGGTGCTGAGCTCGGCCGGTAAACTGATAACGTTCCACCAGCTCGCTGCGAACGCCACGCCGCTCCAACAAATCGCGCGTCGCAGTCGTGGTCTCTGGATGGTCCAGTGAAAGCGCTCCGGAGGGATCGGAAACGGCCGGAAAGTCCAGCTCCTCAGTTTCCACCTGCGCCCGAGCACGACGTATTCGTGCAGGGCGATCAACGGAATCACCACGGCACCCATGACGATCGCCGGAAAAAATGGCAGGCCGCTCAGCCAGTCGCACAGGAGTGCCACTAACCAGCTCAATAAGCCGAAGATGGCCAGCACTTCGACCATAAAGCTATTCTAAAGCCGCCGGGCACGAAAGGGAAGCGGCCCGGCGTATAAAAACACCGATTTGCGGGGGCTCACCCCACGTCTGAGCGCAGCCGGGCCCAACCGGGCCACCGACGGGCGTCAATTCCTCCACCGCCAGCAGCGTCGTCGCGGACCGGTCCGGAACAACCGGGCCTCACTTAACCTCCGAGTGAAGGAACGCCTTCATCTCATCACGGGTGCCGCGGAATGCCAGCAGGCAGCACATCTCCTTGTCCCCGTTGAGACCGCCTACCCAGTATTCCCCCTGGATGATCTCCCACCGGCCAGGTTTGATTTTGACCCCCAACTGAGCGGGCGGAAACAGAAACAAGAGCATTTCCTTCGCGTCGACCACCATGATCTCGGCAACGTCTACGCCGTCAAACTTGGCGACGCGGCAACCGATCGCCTTCAGGTTTGCCAGCTCTTTCGGAACCGAGTAATGCTCCAGGCCGTGTTTGAGAAAGAAGTAGTCCTCGACATCTTTGGCGGAGGCGTTTACCGGCTCAAACTCGTCGCCGTTGAGGCTGTTGGCCGTGTCCAATAACTCCGAAACGCGTTCCGACCCGGTAAAAGAACTCATCCGCTCGGAAATGATGAACCAGCCGATGGCGATTGTGCCGGTGAGCCCGATACCGATGGCAATGAGAATCGTGAGCAGGCGGGCGTGACGCAGCTTTTCTTCTTCCGGGTCGTCATCAGCCGGCTCGTCCTCGGCCACTCCGGCCGGGGCTGCCTGGGGCAGTTCGCCCTCTGGATCCTGGGCCACGGCGCCGCTCCCGGCAGGAGCCTTCAGAGAAATCTCGGCGGACTGGTCGCGCGACCGGGATTCCCGTGAGGTTTCGCCGTACGCGGCGCCGTCCGGCGATTCCACGAGGCCGCTGAGCGAAGCCAGGTAGGCTTGGTCCGGCTGGTTTTCCCTCAACGCACGGCCGATGGGTTGGTCAAAGCGCCGTTGGCGTTCCAAACGGGCGGTTGAGCCCGCCTTTTGCTCGTGGCCGTCGCCCGTCATTTCATCAGGAGGCACCGAATCGTAGGAAGGGCAACCGAGGGCGTCCCGCCAGGCGAACGAACTGCCGGTTTGCGGGCCGGCCGCCGGCCCGGGATCAAACCCCAGGGCACGCCGGCCCTGGGCCACGTACCCGCCAAGGCGCGGCAGGTCGAGCCGGAACAGGCGGCTCAGGGTGGATAACGGCAGGAGTTCCGCGTAGAAAAGGGTCAGGATCGAGCGCTCCGGTTCCGGCAGTTCGTGCAGGCGCAACAGCCACCCGGAAAGCTCCCCGGGAGGTGCCGAGTTCACCGCCGGTACCCGGATGGCATCTTGTAACCATTCGTCCCAATCCTGGGGAACGACGCCGTCAGGCGCGGAGGCCCATCGCTCGACTCCCAGCCGGGTTTGCCTCCTCGCATCGCCGTGAGAACCGGTTTGAATCAGCTGCAACAGATAAAAAGCTTGTAGGTAGTTGCGGACGGACAGAGGTTTCAAAACGCAACCACGCTAGAACGGGTGCGCGAACGGCTCAAGGTAGGAATGTCCGGTCAGGCACGACGATTTGGGAGCCGGATGCCAACGATGCGGCCAGTCAAGCTTGAACACCGCCTCCGAACATGGCACGATGAAAATGTTTTGAGCCAGCCCAAAACGGTTTTATTTGTTTGTACGGGAAATATTTGCCGAAGCCCCATGGCCGAGGGGTTGTTCCGGGCAATGGTGGCGGACCGCAATGATCTCAGGGTTCGGTCAGCAGGGGTAAGCACTTATCCCGGGCAGCCCGCCAGCGGGCATGCCGTCCAGGCGCTGGCTGAGCTCGGGGTCGATATCGCACGGCACCGCAGCACCTCGTTGGATGAAGAGTTGATCCAGGCTGCAACTTGCATCGTGGCCATGACGCGCAGCCACCTTGATTCCATCCTTTACCTTTACCCGGAGGCTGCAGAAAAGACCTTTCTGTTACGAGAGTTCGAGGACAACGCCAACACGCTGGACGTTGCCGACCCGATCGGCCTCGGCTTCGAGGCGTACGTATTCACACGCGAGGTGATCCGCCGTGCATTGCCCGGTATCCTGAGATTCATCGACAGCGGCGCCTTGGACACGGTATCTTCCAGTAAAAACCTGAACATGACGAACCGAGCCGGCAACCAACCTTTGGAGCAAGTTGATCCAGAAATCTACGAGGCAATTCAGGAGGAGCGTAATCGCCAGTTCGAAAACATAGAGCTCATCGCTTCAGAGAATTTTGCCTCGCGGGCGGTGATGGAAGCTCAAGGTTCGGTGCTGACTAACAAGTACGCCGAGGGCTACCCGGGCAAACGCTGGTACGGCGGCTGCGAGTTCGTGGACCGCGTCGAGACGTTGGCCATTGAGCGGGCCCGCCGGCTCTTTGGCGCCGAGCACGTGAACGTGCAACCTCATAGCGGCAGCCAGGCGAACATGGCCGTCTATTTCAGCATGCTGCAGCCGGGTGACTGCATTCTGACCATGGACTTGTCCCACGGCGGCCATCTCACGCACGGCAACAAAGCCAATTTTTCGGGCCGGTTTTACCAGGTGGTTCATTACGGGGTCAGCCGCGAGAACGAGATGATCGATTACGATCAGGTCGCTCGGGCAGCGCGGGACCATCGCCCTAAAATGATCACGGCCGGAGCATCCGCCTACCCGCGGACCATCGATTTCGGGCGACTCCGTGAGATTGCCGATTCCGTAGGTGCGTACCTCTTTGTTGACATCGCGCACATTGCCGGGTTGGTGGCGGCGGGCCTGCATCCGAGCCCCGTCGGCGTTGCGGACTTCGTGACGTCGACCACGCACAAGAGCCTTCGCGGCCCGCGCGGCGGTATCATCATGTGCGGGGCGAAGCACGCCAAAGCCATTGATTCCATGATGTTTCCGGGTGTGCAGGGCGGCCCGCTTATGCACGTTATCGCGGCGAAGGCCGTCTGTTTCTCGGAGGCGCTCCAGTCGGAGTTCCGGCAGTACCAGCAACAGATCACATATAACGCGAAAGCCCTGGCGGCTTCGCTGTCACGTAAAGGTTTCCGCCTGGTTGCGGGCGGTACGGACAACCATCTGATGCTGGTCGATCTTCGTCCGAAAGGCCTTACCGGCAAGGAGGCGCAGGAAACGTTGGATCAGGCCGGCATTACGGTGAATAAAAACTCCATCCCGTTCGACACTGAATCGGTGTTTAAAGGCGGTGGGATCCGCGTCGGTACGCCCGCGGTAACCACCCGTGGTATGAAGGAAGAAGAAATGATGGAGATTGCCGATTTGATCGACGAGGCGTTGCAGGCCCGGAACAACCCTGCAGCCCTCGCGGAAATCCGTGGACGGGTGCGCGCGCTGACGACGCGCTACCCGTTGCCGGGCTGAAAGGGGAGGGAACCGATTGCTTGGATGCGGGCGCCGGCACCGGCTGATGCATTGTGAGGCGGTCTGTTGTCCACGACGTCTCGGTCAATCGTCCTCTCCAGTCGAGGTTATAGGTTATAGAAGATTATCCGTTGCATTCCGGCGCCCACGGGTTGGTTACCGGCGCCGTTTGGGGTCCGCCGGCAATAGTTCTTTTCCGGGGCACTTACCGTTGCCCGTCAGAAGGCAACCCCGGCGCGAGCTGCCCGCCCGCGTCGTCCTGGAAAAGGAACGCGCTGCGTCACCATGAAAACGATTGAGGTTTTTATTTCCGGGTCTGACGATGTTCGAGAGGAACAAGCCGTCGTCGAGCGCGTGATCAGGTCCGTTGCAGCGGAATTTGACTGTGCCGTCAGTGCCGCCCATTCCAGCCGGCTTCAGCGCCTCGAGTCAGCTGATCTGAACGCGACCGCCGCCCTGCGCAGCTCCGCCCAGGGTATACCCTTGCGTCTCTGCTTTTGGGAGTACCAGGATCCGGGCGGCGAGGAGTCGCGGGAGCAGGTGCCCAACCCGGGACAGTTTGATCTGGTTGTCTGCCTGCTATGGTCCCGGCTCGGGCCGCCGTTGGCGCCTAAATTCGTCGGTCCCGATGGCGCCGTGCCCGGGTCAGCGACCGGATACGAGGTGGCTTGGG comes from Verrucomicrobiota bacterium and encodes:
- a CDS encoding serine hydroxymethyltransferase gives rise to the protein MRPVKLEHRLRTWHDENVLSQPKTVLFVCTGNICRSPMAEGLFRAMVADRNDLRVRSAGVSTYPGQPASGHAVQALAELGVDIARHRSTSLDEELIQAATCIVAMTRSHLDSILYLYPEAAEKTFLLREFEDNANTLDVADPIGLGFEAYVFTREVIRRALPGILRFIDSGALDTVSSSKNLNMTNRAGNQPLEQVDPEIYEAIQEERNRQFENIELIASENFASRAVMEAQGSVLTNKYAEGYPGKRWYGGCEFVDRVETLAIERARRLFGAEHVNVQPHSGSQANMAVYFSMLQPGDCILTMDLSHGGHLTHGNKANFSGRFYQVVHYGVSRENEMIDYDQVARAARDHRPKMITAGASAYPRTIDFGRLREIADSVGAYLFVDIAHIAGLVAAGLHPSPVGVADFVTSTTHKSLRGPRGGIIMCGAKHAKAIDSMMFPGVQGGPLMHVIAAKAVCFSEALQSEFRQYQQQITYNAKALAASLSRKGFRLVAGGTDNHLMLVDLRPKGLTGKEAQETLDQAGITVNKNSIPFDTESVFKGGGIRVGTPAVTTRGMKEEEMMEIADLIDEALQARNNPAALAEIRGRVRALTTRYPLPG